GTCCTGATAAATGTCACTCAGGTTTTCCGACAGACTTGCATTAACGGGCTCACCCAGTTCCCTGGCTTCAGGTAAAAAAACTTCAGTATAAATATCCTGGTTTCCAAACTTAAGAAGCAACTTATTATTCAGATCTGTCCAATCCTTTTCTGTAACAAACTTTTCGCTTTCTTCATCCTCGCTGATATACTGGACCTTGGGCAACATTGCTCCTTTGAGATAAAGTAAAGTCAAAATTTTTTGTACGGTGGACAGAAATTCAATCCTGCTCATCTCAGGAATATTTTCTAAAAAATTGCAATATTCCTTTGCAACAGTCAGGAATTCAATAACATTAGGCGAAAAAACCACCTTTTTCAACTCTTCTTTCATCTTGCCAAATCATTAACTCAAAACCAACGGAATAAATCAGGTACAAAGGTAAACAATTTTTTAAGTTATGGCTGCCACACTATTTTATTGTCGTCCAGGCATGTTATTTTGTCATTATCGAGCAACCAGTCCATCACTTTAAGGACTTTTTCTTCATCCAGATGAAGGTTATCAATGATATCTTCCCTTCTGGCCGGGGCTTGCAGGAGCAAATTCTTTATTTGTCCGCAGATCAGGTCAAATTCAGGCTGTTCCATGTCTGGTTGCTTACGGCTTCGGCACACATCACACTTTCCACAGGGAGAAGCACCTTTTTCCCCGAAATAATCCAGCAAAAACTCACTTCTGCATCTGTCTTTCCCAGAAGCATAATCAATCACTTTCTGAATTTTTGACACATAATTTTCTTTTCGTATCCTGTATTTTTCTTTTGAAATAAAGAGATTCTTATCATCCAGCCTTTCTTCGGTATATACAACCAGTGAGGTTTTCTTCTGTGGAATATAATTTATCACCTGGTATTTACTGAGTTTGATGAGATACTGGTAAACAGTTTCCTTGCTAATGCCAGTCTTTGAAGCCAGGTAATCTTCGTATATGGCCGTATAATCGCTGAACATGCCACTGTAAGTTCGAAGCAGAAGCTTGATAAAAGCATCGAAATGAACATTAGCCACCTGGAATTTATATAAATCATCCCGGTTGACGATAAAATGGACTTTGGAAGGATTGTTCATGTCGTCTGTAAGCTCCAGATAACCTTCACGTTGAAGAAATTTCAAGCTGTTATAAACGACAATCATATTAAAATTAAAAGTAGTAGAAAAAGTGGCCAGGTTAAAATCAAAGGCCATATCCTTTCCTCCGCCTAAAGGAATCTGGAAATAATTTCCCAAAGCCTGGTATATGCGCTTAATCAGATCGGTCTCAGGAAAATTAACAGCGATTCTTTTTTCAAGATTGATCTTATCGGAATTATTATAAAGTAAGACAGCCCAGGAGGGTTTGCCATCCCTGCCTGCCCTGCCAGCTTCCTGGAAATATTCCTCCAGCGTATCGGGCAGGTCTATGTGCAGGACAAAACGGACATCAGGCTTGTCAATGCCCATGCCAAATGCGTTGGTTGAAACAATAATTCTTGTTTTACCGGATTTCCATTCAGCCTGTCTCCGGCTTCGCTCAGAATCACTCAATCCGGCATGATAAAAATCGGCCGAAAATTTATTCTGCTTAAGAAGTACAGCTATTTCTTTGGCTCTTTTCCGGCTCCTGACATATACGATTCCGCTGCCTTTGAGCTTTTCGATTGATTTTAAAAGATATTTCTGCTTATCGTCAGTTTCTTTCACAAAATAAATGAGGTTCTTCCGCTCAAAACTGGTACTAAGCACATTTTTTTTCTCAAACCTGAGTTTTTCCTGGATATCATCTACCACATCAGGTGTGGCAGTGGCAGTAAGTGCAAGCAATGGCACACCGGGCAATATATCACGTAAGTCGGCAATTCTAAGGTAAGATGGCCTGAAGTCGTATCCCCACTGGGAAATACAATGCGCTTCGTCAACAGCAATCAGGTTGATATTCATTTTTTGTACCCTTGCACGGAACAAGTCAGTACCAAGGCGTTCGGGAGAGATATACAAAAACTTGTACCCGCCATACAGGCAATTTTCAAAAGCAATGTTTATTTCGTCCGGGGTCATGCCCGAATAAACAGCAATAGCTTTGATTTCACGTCTTTTAAGATTCTCCACCTGATCCTTCATCAGGGAAATCAGGGGAGTGATCACCAGGCATAAACCCTCATTAGCCAGAACGGGTACCTGGAATGTAATGGATTTCCCTCCTCCTGTGGGCATCAGGGCCAAAGTATCCCTGTTCCCGCAAACCGATTGCATTACTTTTTCCTGCAGGGGACGAAATTCCTGGTAACCCCAATGAAGGGTTAATATTTGTTTATACAAATCTGCCGAATAAGTAAGCATAAAAATGGTTTTCTTAAATATTGTTTAAAATTAATCAACCTGCATCAATAATTCAACAATTTTTCATATCAGTCTTTAAAAGTCAACTTAAAAGAAGTGGGATTAAAAAGAATGAAAGCAATTTGGCAAAGTTGTTTTTTTTGTAACTTAGCAATTTATAATCAAAAAAATAAGCCCATGTCCTTTTACGAAGACAAAGTAATGTTTGAAGGATTGACTTTTGATGACGTCCTGCTGGTACCGGCCTATTCAAATGTTTTGCCGCGGGATGTAAATGTTTCTACACAATTTACAAGGCACATCAAATTGAATGCGCCCATTGTATCAGCAGCCATGGATACGGTTACTGAGGCGAACCTTGCTATTGCCATTGCCAGGGAAGGCGGAATTGGCGTAATTCATAAAAATATGGGCATTGCCGAACAGGCCAAGCAGGTAAAAATCGTTAAACGTGCTGAAAATGGAATGATTTACGACCCGATTACCATTGGGAAAGAGAAAAATGTCAACGATGCCATTAACCTGATGCTGGAATACAAAATCGGCGGGATACCAGTTGTGGATAAAAACCATATCCTGATTGGCATTGTAACCAACCGTGATTTAAGGTTTGAAAAAAACCTCAACCGCCCCATCAGCGAAGTAATGACCAGGGAAAATATCATCACCACTTCACAGGACACAGATTTGGAAATGGCTTCCAATATCCTGCAGAGGTATAAAATTGAAAAGCTTCCTGTTGTTGATGAACATAACAAACTAATAGGCTTAATTACCTACAAAGATATTACCAAGGCCAAAGACAGGCCCAATTCCTGTAAGGATTCCATTGGCCGCCTGAGGGTAGCTGCAGGTATTGGGGTAACTTCAGATACCATGGAAAGGATTGAGGCCCTGGTGCATTCAGATGTTGACGCCGTTGTGATCGACACGGCCCATGGACATACAAAGGGAGTTATTGACATGCTGAAACTTGCCAAATCAAACTTTAAGGATATTGAAGTTGTTGTGGGCAATATAGCCACCCCGGAAGCAGCCCGGGCTCTGGTTGAAGCCGGTGCTGATGCAGTAAAGGTCGGCATTGGACCCGGTTCAATTTGTACGACACGGATAATTACAGGTGTCGGTGTTCCACAATTATCATCCATTTATAATGTTGCCGAGGCCATTAAAAATTCAGGCATTCCTTTAATTGCTGATGGAGGTATCCGCTATTCGGGGGATATAGTCAAAGCCATTGCTGCCGGAGCAAGCAGCATTATGGCAGGTTCACTGTTTGCAGGCGTTGAAGAATCACCCGGTGAGACGATCATTTTCAATGGACGTAAGTATAAGTCATACAGAGGGATGGGATCAATTGAGGCCATGCAACAAGGTTCAAAGGACAGATATTTTCAGGATGTGGAAGATGATATCAAGAAACTTGTGCCAGAAGGAATTGAAGCCCGCGTACCTTACAAAGGCACCTTGTATGAGGTGGTTTATCAGCTTTTGGGAGGGTTGCGTGCAGGAATGGGTTACTGTGGTGCAAGAAATATTGAACAGCTTCAACAAGCAAAGTTTGTGAGAATAACCAATTCAGGAATTGTTGAGAGCCATCCACACGACGTTACCATAACCCGTGAATCTCCAAATTATAGCAGATAATATATTTTGTTTTTTGACGTTCATTACACATGAAGCTATTAAACCTCGCGTAAGATGAAATTTACTTTTTTCAGTTCACTGGTTGGTCTCTTGTTTATATGCAGAATAGTCCCTGCCCAGGAACAAACTGAAGTTTTAATGACTATCAATGGCAATCCTGTAACCAAAGCAGAATTTGAAAGGATATACAAGAAAAACGATATCAATTTGCCGGGATACAGCCCTCAATCACTGGACAGCAGCCTGGAAATGTTTATAAATTTCAGGTTGAAAGTCGCAGAAGCCGAAAAATTAAAATTTGATACGGCTTCTTCTTTTGTTAGCGAATTGAAAGGATACAGAGATCAACTGGCTAAATCCTATCTGACGGCCCAGGATATGCTCAATGAAATGGAAAAAGAAGCATATTACCGCCTGAAAAATGAAGTAAATGTCCGACACATCCTGATCAGAATTTCGCCTTCTGCCATTTCCGATGATACTTTAAAAGCCTATCAAAAAGCTTTGTCTGTCCGTAAAATGGTCATTGACGGCGAACCTTTTGCCCAGGTTGCAGCAAAACTTTCGGATGATTCCTTATCAAAAAATAATGCAGGGAACCTGGGCTATATTTCCGCATTCAAAACCGGTTATGCTTTCGAATCGGCTGCCTATTCAACCCCTGAGGGCTCTGTTTCTATGCCTGTCAGAACCCGGGAAGGCTATCACCTGCTTGAGGTGACCGATACCAGAACGGATCCAGGAGAGATCAAGGTGGCCCATATCATGATTATTGTGCCTTTCGGCTCGGATGTTTCAAAAGATGATTCGGCAAGGAATGCCATCAATCAAATTTATGTGAAGCTAAAAAATGGTGAAGATTTCAGCACACTATCCTCGGAATATTCCGAAGACAGGAGCACTGCAAAAGAAGGTGGCGTGCTGCCCTGGTTCGGACCCGGTAAAATGATCCCTGAATTTGAAACTGCCGCTTTCGCCCTTCAAAAAAATGGTGATTTCTCAAGGCCTGTTCATACCCCCTACGGATGGCACATCATTAAACGCATTGACAGGAAAGCCATTCCGCCCTTCGAACAGCTAGAGGGCGAAATCAGGAAAAAAATTGAAAACGACCCGGAAAGGCAATATTTCCTGAGGGAAATATTTATCAAAAGGCTGAAAAAAGAATATGCTTTCAAAGAAGACAAAAAAAACCTTCTTCCCTTTTATTCATTGGGAAATGCCGACTTTTCTTCAGCTAAAGGACTTAGCAAACCTCTCTTCTCCTTCGACAATAAAACCTTCAGCCAAAAAGATTTTGGCGAGTTTATGAAACAACATCCGGAAACCTGTCCCATCAAGGATATTGACAATCTCTACAATGAATTTGTGGAAGAGTCGCTGATGAATTTCGAAAACAGCAGGCTGGAACAAAAATATCCCGAATTCCGGTATATCACCCAGGAATATCACGATGGTATTTTACTTTTCAATATAACCGACAGCCTGGTATGGTCGAAAGCCATTACGGACACCACGGGACTTATCCATTTTTATGAAGTAAATAAAGACAATTATCTCAGCGGGAAACGTTTAGAGGCTACAATTTACAGTTGTCCTGATGCCAATAAAACCAAAACCGCATATCAACTGGTTAAAAAGTCAAAATATAAATTCAATGACCCAAAATTAGTCGAAAAAGTTTGCGGTAAAAGCAATGACCATCCCTGCCTGCAAATTGAACATAAAATATTTTCACAGGGAGAGAATAAATTACTGGATTCCATTGGCTGGAACTTAGGACTTACAAACATCATTGATAAGGATGGCTCTGTAATTTTTATCTCCAGGGATGCCGAACTCAAACCGCAGCCCAAACCGCTGAATGAAATTAAAGGACTCGTAACTGCAGATTATCAGTCATACCTGGAAAATCAATGGATTAAAGAACTGAGAAAAAAATATACAATAGAGTTAAACAGAAAAATTTTGTATTCAATAAAATAGCTTTTCGTTAAAACAAGATTAAATTTGCACAAAAAGTTGTTGGTTAAAATGTGCCAACATTCTTATATAAATGATCTGTCGGATGAACAATCGCACATTACTGTTATTTCTTCTGATGTTTATGCCTGTAATACTGGGAAGTTGCCGGCATAAAGAGGGCGACAAAGCAGTAGCAAAAATATATGGAAAGGTATTGTACTTATCGGAGGTAGGAGAAGCAATACCCGATGGCACAAATGCTACAGACAGCGTTGAACTGGCAAAAGCATTCATTGACAACTGGCTGAAAAAACAGCTTATATTAAAAAAAGCAGAACAAAACCTCGACAGTAAACAAAAAGATGTATCCCAACTGATAGAAGATTACCGCACTTCACTGCTTACTTTCAGATACGAACAATTACTGGTGCAACAAAAATTGGATACTTTAGTCAGCCAAAAAGACATCCAGGATTATTATAAGGCCAATCTGCCCAATTTCATACTAAATGACAATATTGTAAAGGTTGTATATATCAAGTTGCCTTTAAAATCGCCGGAAATGGAAAAGGTGTTACAATGGTATAAATCGACAAAAGATGAAGATTTGGCCCAACTTGAAAAATACTGCACAAAATATGCAGTGAAATTCACTTATTATGGCGATAAATGGATTGCTTTTTCGGCCATTTTAGATGAATTGCCCAATAAAATCAATAATCCCGAGGGATATTTGCAGACCCAGAGCCTTATTGTGAATAAAGATAAAGCTTTTGAATATCTGGTTCATATCAGGGACCATCGTCTCAAAGGGACAGAAGCGCCAATAGAATACGTTGCTTCCGATATAAAAGCCATCATATTGAACAAACGGAAGCTTTCGTTTATAAATAATTTGGAAAACAGCATTTACAACGATGCTGCAGATCATAATGTATTCAAAATATATAAATAATACCGGAACATGAGGAGATACGCATTTGCATTATTATTGCTTTTTTATTTGTCATTCCAGGCTCAGGGACAAAGTCAGATCATTGATCAGGTAGTTGCTGTTGTAGGCAGCAATATGATTTTACTTTCTGATATTGAAAGTCAATATACTCAGCTAAAAGCACAGAATAAGCATCTGGACGAAGGTGCACATTGCGAGATATTACAAAACATGATGGCCCAAAAACTCCTGCTTAATCAGGCAAAAATAGACAGTATATCCGTTTCGGAGAGCCAGGTTGACATGCAATTGAACAACAGGATTGATTATTTTATCAATCAGATCGGC
This Bacteroidota bacterium DNA region includes the following protein-coding sequences:
- a CDS encoding DUF5063 domain-containing protein; protein product: MKEELKKVVFSPNVIEFLTVAKEYCNFLENIPEMSRIEFLSTVQKILTLLYLKGAMLPKVQYISEDEESEKFVTEKDWTDLNNKLLLKFGNQDIYTEVFLPEARELGEPVNASLSENLSDIYQDLKDFVSVFKSGDEELVNDALCTCQTNFEQYWGQLAVNALGAIHSLCYNPDETFQEEEDEVHDHKPNIDSSFIAQRQRDYQNND
- a CDS encoding ATP-dependent DNA helicase RecQ, giving the protein MLTYSADLYKQILTLHWGYQEFRPLQEKVMQSVCGNRDTLALMPTGGGKSITFQVPVLANEGLCLVITPLISLMKDQVENLKRREIKAIAVYSGMTPDEINIAFENCLYGGYKFLYISPERLGTDLFRARVQKMNINLIAVDEAHCISQWGYDFRPSYLRIADLRDILPGVPLLALTATATPDVVDDIQEKLRFEKKNVLSTSFERKNLIYFVKETDDKQKYLLKSIEKLKGSGIVYVRSRKRAKEIAVLLKQNKFSADFYHAGLSDSERSRRQAEWKSGKTRIIVSTNAFGMGIDKPDVRFVLHIDLPDTLEEYFQEAGRAGRDGKPSWAVLLYNNSDKINLEKRIAVNFPETDLIKRIYQALGNYFQIPLGGGKDMAFDFNLATFSTTFNFNMIVVYNSLKFLQREGYLELTDDMNNPSKVHFIVNRDDLYKFQVANVHFDAFIKLLLRTYSGMFSDYTAIYEDYLASKTGISKETVYQYLIKLSKYQVINYIPQKKTSLVVYTEERLDDKNLFISKEKYRIRKENYVSKIQKVIDYASGKDRCRSEFLLDYFGEKGASPCGKCDVCRSRKQPDMEQPEFDLICGQIKNLLLQAPARREDIIDNLHLDEEKVLKVMDWLLDNDKITCLDDNKIVWQP
- the guaB gene encoding IMP dehydrogenase gives rise to the protein MSFYEDKVMFEGLTFDDVLLVPAYSNVLPRDVNVSTQFTRHIKLNAPIVSAAMDTVTEANLAIAIAREGGIGVIHKNMGIAEQAKQVKIVKRAENGMIYDPITIGKEKNVNDAINLMLEYKIGGIPVVDKNHILIGIVTNRDLRFEKNLNRPISEVMTRENIITTSQDTDLEMASNILQRYKIEKLPVVDEHNKLIGLITYKDITKAKDRPNSCKDSIGRLRVAAGIGVTSDTMERIEALVHSDVDAVVIDTAHGHTKGVIDMLKLAKSNFKDIEVVVGNIATPEAARALVEAGADAVKVGIGPGSICTTRIITGVGVPQLSSIYNVAEAIKNSGIPLIADGGIRYSGDIVKAIAAGASSIMAGSLFAGVEESPGETIIFNGRKYKSYRGMGSIEAMQQGSKDRYFQDVEDDIKKLVPEGIEARVPYKGTLYEVVYQLLGGLRAGMGYCGARNIEQLQQAKFVRITNSGIVESHPHDVTITRESPNYSR
- a CDS encoding peptidylprolyl isomerase; translated protein: MKFTFFSSLVGLLFICRIVPAQEQTEVLMTINGNPVTKAEFERIYKKNDINLPGYSPQSLDSSLEMFINFRLKVAEAEKLKFDTASSFVSELKGYRDQLAKSYLTAQDMLNEMEKEAYYRLKNEVNVRHILIRISPSAISDDTLKAYQKALSVRKMVIDGEPFAQVAAKLSDDSLSKNNAGNLGYISAFKTGYAFESAAYSTPEGSVSMPVRTREGYHLLEVTDTRTDPGEIKVAHIMIIVPFGSDVSKDDSARNAINQIYVKLKNGEDFSTLSSEYSEDRSTAKEGGVLPWFGPGKMIPEFETAAFALQKNGDFSRPVHTPYGWHIIKRIDRKAIPPFEQLEGEIRKKIENDPERQYFLREIFIKRLKKEYAFKEDKKNLLPFYSLGNADFSSAKGLSKPLFSFDNKTFSQKDFGEFMKQHPETCPIKDIDNLYNEFVEESLMNFENSRLEQKYPEFRYITQEYHDGILLFNITDSLVWSKAITDTTGLIHFYEVNKDNYLSGKRLEATIYSCPDANKTKTAYQLVKKSKYKFNDPKLVEKVCGKSNDHPCLQIEHKIFSQGENKLLDSIGWNLGLTNIIDKDGSVIFISRDAELKPQPKPLNEIKGLVTADYQSYLENQWIKELRKKYTIELNRKILYSIK